GATACCGATATCGGCGACGATATCGATGATGCATTTGCCCTCGCACTTGCACTTCAGAGCAGAGACATCAACCTGCTCGGCGTTACAACTGCTACCGGAGACACGAAGACCCGCGCACAGCTTGCCCTTCGCATGCTGCGTGAGTCCGGCCACGGTTCTATTCCGGTGGCTACAGGGCGGGCGACGCGCCCGCCCACAACGCTCACCCAGGAAGACTTTGCCAAAGACATTGATCTCCGAGGGGTTCGTTTCCCCTCGGCGGTTGACTTCGCTCTGGCACAGATTCGTAAACATCCACATCAGATTGAACTGGTGGCGATTGGACCTCTTACCAATCTGGGCGACATGATCGACAGAGATCCCGCGACATTTCATCTCCTTAAGAGGATCGTCATCATGGGAGGCGATATTCCAACCGAGACCGAGAAAGCCTTACCGGAGTGGAACATTAAGAACGACATAGCTGCGGCTCAGAAGGTCTTCACTTCAGGCGTTCCGATGACGGTGTTCCCTCTCAACTCCACTCGCTTGAGACTTGATGCCGAGAAACGGAAGACCATCTTCCGCCAGGCATCGCCACTTACCTATATGCTGACGGCACTTTACTACCAGTGGGGACAAGAGACGCCGACCCTCTTCGATGCAATGACCATTGCTTCGCTGCTGCTGCCGGACGTTTGCCCAATAACCCCGATGCAGGTG
This genomic window from Terriglobus albidus contains:
- a CDS encoding nucleoside hydrolase; its protein translation is MAQTAQSQTAAPAPASHQIIIDTDIGDDIDDAFALALALQSRDINLLGVTTATGDTKTRAQLALRMLRESGHGSIPVATGRATRPPTTLTQEDFAKDIDLRGVRFPSAVDFALAQIRKHPHQIELVAIGPLTNLGDMIDRDPATFHLLKRIVIMGGDIPTETEKALPEWNIKNDIAAAQKVFTSGVPMTVFPLNSTRLRLDAEKRKTIFRQASPLTYMLTALYYQWGQETPTLFDAMTIASLLLPDVCPITPMQVSVDEKGSTVPSSGTPNVDVCLTAHEDQFFQLYLQRILAKHP